One region of bacterium genomic DNA includes:
- a CDS encoding metalloregulator ArsR/SmtB family transcription factor: MFLIEKKLKALANKNRLRIIKMLEKEDLCVCEITAVLGIKQPSVTGHLLKLKEAGIIGERQKGLFTEFFLLREETLIELQREILKIINNVPQVKRDSLKIKTIDRYKLVKK, from the coding sequence ATGTTTTTAATAGAAAAAAAATTAAAGGCGCTAGCTAATAAAAATCGCCTTCGCATTATAAAAATGCTTGAAAAAGAGGATTTGTGTGTTTGTGAAATAACAGCAGTACTTGGAATAAAGCAACCTTCTGTTACGGGACATCTTTTAAAATTGAAAGAGGCAGGTATCATAGGTGAGCGACAAAAAGGACTCTTTACAGAATTCTTTCTTCTGCGGGAAGAAACCCTTATTGAGTTACAGAGAGAAATCTTAAAAATTATTAATAATGTTCCGCAAGTTAAAAGGGATTCTTTAAAAATTAAAACTATTGACAGATACAAACTTGTAAAGAAATAA